In a single window of the Zonotrichia leucophrys gambelii isolate GWCS_2022_RI chromosome 2, RI_Zleu_2.0, whole genome shotgun sequence genome:
- the LOC135443142 gene encoding probable G-protein coupled receptor 141 gives MLNSCITQQNHSSNDTVLHSSEKPHAVLIVLYIVNLAGGTLGVMMMSQQLFRRRSQSVMTIMIISLLVLHSFMLLSIPFRLSYYILGEWRFGRFACRLASAIIYLHMYATFAVYAAIIMARLLRLELRKCYTAAWVAAAWLLGALVVTPVLLSYYGTSTTHRPRECFQFHRELREAHMVITNYCLAGVLVAVCAVLTAIQLAVIYRVAVKYWPDVNSHVEFRAQAKSFFFILVTLVCFMPHHVFRVYYIQNYDLDKDHKLLLYNEVFLALTTMCCLDMLCFIAGIAH, from the coding sequence ACAGAACCATTCCTCCAATGACACCGTGCTGCACTCCTCAGAGAAACCCCACGCTGTTCTGATAGTCCTGTACATCGTCAACCTGGCTGGCGGCACCCTCGGGGTCATGATGATGTCCCAGCAGCTGTTCCGCAGGAGATCCCAATCCGTGATGACCATCATGATCATCagcctgctggtgctgcacagctTCATGCTCCTCAGCATCCCCTTCCGCCTCAGCTACTACATTCTGGGGGAGTGGAGGTTCGGGCGGTTCGCGTGCCGGCTGGCGAGCGCCATCATCTACCTGCACATGTACGCCACCTTCGCCGTGTACGCGGCCATCATCATGGCGCGCCTGCTGCGCCTGGAGCTGCGCAAGTGCTACACAGCGGCCTGGGTGGcggctgcctggctgctgggagcgCTGGTGGTCACGCCCGTCCTGCTCTCCTACTACGGCACCTCCACAACGCACCGGCCCCGCGAGTGCTTCCAGTTCCACAGGGAGCTGCGGGAGGCGCACATGGTGATCACCAACTACTGCCTGGctggggtgctggtggcagtgtgTGCCGTGCTCACCGCCATCCAGCTGGCTGTCATCTACAGAGTGGCCGTGAAGTACTGGCCTGATGTCAACTCTCACGTGGAATTCAGGGCTCAGGCAAAgagtttcttcttcatcttGGTAACATTAGTCTGCTTTATGCCTCATCATGTATTCAGAGTGTATTACATCCAAAACTACGACCTTGATAAAGACCATAAACTGCTCCTATACAACGAGGTTTTTTTAGCTTTAACAACAATGTGCTGCCTGGATATGTTGTGCTTCATAGCAGGAATAGCACACTGA